DNA sequence from the Streptomyces sp. NBC_01497 genome:
CGACATGGGCAGGGTGGCGCGGGTCGTGCTCAACAGGCTCGCCAGGAACATGCCGTTGCAGATGGACTCGACACTGAACTACGCCCTCCACCGCTCGACCCTGGACACCACCGACGGCGACACGAAGGTGCGCAGCCCGTACAACACATACGCGCACAAGGGCCTGCCGCCCACACCGATCGGCAACCCGGGGGACACGGCGCTGAAGGCCGTGAGCGCGCCACCGCGGGGCAACTGGCTGTACTTCGTGACGGTCAAGGACGGCGACACCCGGTTCGCCACGAGTTATGCCCAACAGCAGGAGAACGTCAAGGAGTTCAACGCCAACCAGCGCGGTTGACGGTCCGAGGCGGCGGGCGCCGTGACGATCCGTACGCGCGGTGTGTCCCGGGTGTCAGGCGGCGAGTTCGCCCTCCGGCGTCCGGCCCGCGCCCAGCAGCTTCCTGATGCCGTTCACGGCCTCGCGGCCGGCTCGGTTCGCGCCGATAGTCGAGGCGGACGGCCCGTACCCGACGAGATGCACCCGCTCGTCACGTACCGCCCGGGTGCCCTCCACCCGGATGCCGCCGCCCGGCTCGCGCAGCCCGAGCGGTGCGAGGTGGGCCACGGCGGGACGGAAGCCCGTCGCCCAGAGGATGACGTCCGCCTCCACACCGCGGCCGTCATCCCATGCCACGCCGGTCGGTGTGACGCGGTCGAACATGGGCTGCCGGTCCAGTACGCCGTCGGCCAGGGCGCGGCGCACGGCGTCGTTGAGCGGCAGACCCGTCACGGACACCACGCTGCGCGGCGGCAGTCCCTGGCGCACCCGCTCCTCGACGAGCGCCACGGCCGCCCTTCCCTGCTCCTGCCCGAATCCCTCGCGAAAGACGGGCGGGGTGCGGGTGACCCAGGTCGTCGACGCGGCGAACGGGGCGATCTCCATCAGGTGCTGCGTACCGGAGGCGCCGCCCCCGACGACGACCACGCGCAGCCCGGCGAACTCCTCAGGGCCGCGATATCGCGCGGTGTGCAACTGCCTCCCGCGAAAGGAGTCCTGGCCGGGGTAGTGGGGCAGGAACGGCCGGTCCCAGGTGCCCGTGGCGTTGATGAGAGCGCGTGTCAGCAGCACCCCGGCCGAGGTCTCC
Encoded proteins:
- a CDS encoding NAD(P)-binding domain-containing protein, producing the protein MDEFGGRPVDVVVVGAGQAGLSSAYHLGRTGFVPERDTVVLDHAPGPGGAWQFRWPSLTYGKVHGMHSLPGLELETTGTDAARPSSEVVSGYFADYEHRFGIRVHRPVDVPAVREGPAGRLRVETSAGVLLTRALINATGTWDRPFLPHYPGQDSFRGRQLHTARYRGPEEFAGLRVVVVGGGASGTQHLMEIAPFAASTTWVTRTPPVFREGFGQEQGRAAVALVEERVRQGLPPRSVVSVTGLPLNDAVRRALADGVLDRQPMFDRVTPTGVAWDDGRGVEADVILWATGFRPAVAHLAPLGLREPGGGIRVEGTRAVRDERVHLVGYGPSASTIGANRAGREAVNGIRKLLGAGRTPEGELAA